A stretch of DNA from Micromonospora sp. NBC_01813:
ACTGCTGCCGGGCGCCGCGACCTGCGGCGTCCTGATCACCTCCCGGTCTCGGCTGGCCGGCCTGAACGGCGCCGTGCACGCCGATCTCGAGGTGTTCGACGAAGCCGAGGCGATCGAGCTGCTGAGCAGGGTGATCGGCCACGACCGGGTGGCCGCCGAGCGCGAGACGGCACGGGAGCTCGTGATGGCCTGCGGATTGCTGCCGCTGGCGGTCCGCATCGTGGCGGCACGGCTGGCGGCCCGGCCGGGCTGGTCGATCGGCACGCTTCGCGACCGGTTCACCGGCGGGCGTCGGCTGGGCACGTTGCGGGCCGGTGATCTCGACGTGAGCGCGACCTTCCTGGCCAGCTGGCAGCAGCTCACCCCGGAGCAGCAGCGCGCACTGGTCGTGCTGGCCGTCACCGACATACCGGACTTCGCGTTGCCGATCGCGGCGCGCATGCTGGGCCGGTCCGAGCCGGACAGCGAAGACCTGCTGGAAGGGCTGGTCGACCTGGCGTTGCTCGAGTCGGACACCGCCCGGCGTTACCACCTGCATCCCATCGTGCGGTCGTTCGCCCTCGCCCAGGACATCACCGGGGCAGCCTGGGAGATCGCCGCCTCCCGGGCGAGGCTGCTCGACGCCCTTCTCGCCACCGCGGTCGACGCGTTCCGGCGGGCCGCTCCAGGCGACGCGGTCGCCGTGACCCTGTCTGCGGCCGGGGCCGCCGGGCTGACTTTCGACAGCCTCGCGAGCGCCCGCCGCTGGGCGACGGCGGAGATGCCGAACATCGTGGCGCTGGTCGGGCAGCTGGCGGGCGGCGGGGCGGACCTCCTTCGTCGCTCGGTGGATCTGATGATCGCGATGTCACCGTTCGGGCCCGATCCACGCGCGGAACCGACGATCGAGTTGATGTCCGTGTTGTGCGCGGCGGCGGACCGCGCCGGCGACGCGAAAATCGCCGGGCGTGCGCATTTCCTGCGCGGCCACCTGGCGATGGCAGCGGTACGCCTCCCGGAGGCCGAGCGCGAGACCAGGATCGCCGCCCGCCTGTGCGCCGAGCACGACGACGTCGCCATCCTGAGGCAGGCACTGAACGACCTGGGTCTGCTGGCGCTGCAGCTCGGCGACTACGACGATGCCGTCACCCATTTCGAGGAGGCGATCGGGCTGGCCCGCCGGCTGCGTCACCGGATCGGCGAGTTCATGTCGGTCGCCAACGCAGCACTGGTCGAGGTCTACCGAGGACGGCCGGCCGAGGCGGAGGTTGCCTGCCGCAAGGCCCTGGACTCGTTCGATGGTCTGTTGGACGACGGCGCGACCGCGTACGCGTGGTACGTCATCGGGCTCGCGGTGTTCGACCAGCAGCGGTACGAGGACGCCGTGTCATGGTTCGGCCGGTGCCTTGATCTGTGTGTGTCGGCCGGTCTGCACGGGTGGGAGGCGAGGGCACGCTACCGACTGGCGGAGGCCTTGCGGGAGACCGGCGCGGTGGAGCTCGCTCTCCAGCATGCGCGGCAGGCTGCCGGTCAGTGCGAGCGGCTCAGTGACCAGCGGGATCAGGCCTACGCCTACGCGGTGCTCTCGCGGGTGCTGCACGAGTTCGGTGCCGACCACGAATCCCGCGAACAGCTGATCCTGGCCCACGAACTCTTCACCGGGCTCGGCCTGCCGGAGGCCGCCGAGACCCGAAGGCAACTCGCCCTGCGTCCCGGCTAGACCCGTTTTTCGGACACTGGGCGGTGAACATCGCGGACGGTACGGTCGTCAGTTCGGGGCAGGGCGGCTTCGTCTCCCTGCTCACCGCAGCGGTGCGGGAGATGTCGGCAAGGGGGTACTCGAACGTGAAAGTCTTGACATGGGGAGTCTTCGGGGCAGCCGTCGGTGCGCTGCTTGTCGTTGTCGTCGGCATTCTCAGTGTTCAAGCGGTCGGGCTGCGGTCGGGTGCAGTCTTGGATCTGAACAACGCGTTGGTGGCGATCACCTCTCCGCAGGTGCCGTACCTGCAGATCTTTGCGATCGCCGTACTGAGCAGCGCGGTCGTCGGCTCACTCGTTCTGGGTATCCGCAAACTTGCCCGGCCCTGCGGGGTGGCTCTTGTCGCCGGCTTCGGTGTTTCGGCTGCGGCGTTGATCTCCTGGTCGTTCGCCATTACGCCTGACATTAGGGTGGCTCGCGACCTGCCACTGGGGATTCTGGCGGGGTGGGAAGGCTGGATTCAGCAGGGAGGAATCAACTCGGCGGTGCATGTGGCACTTCTGTTGGTGCTCGGCGCCTCGTGGCAGTTTCGACGTCCACGGCAGGGCGGTCGGGTCAGCGGCGGAGGATGACGGTGTCCAGGACGTCGAAGGTGGCGGGGGCGTCCCGGCGGTTGCCGACCAGGAACGCCACCTGGCGGCCGGGCTGGCGTAGCGGCCACCAGAACTCGCCGACCAGGGCCCGCCGCAGCGGCAGCCCGCAGTAGCTACGGCGGTGCTGTTGGAAGGCGACCGTGTCCCGGTCGCGCAGGTGCTGCACGTGGCCCCAGCAGCCGCGGTGGTGGCACCGGTAGCGGTAGGCGAGGGTGAACGGTGGGCGGCGCAGCATGTCGTACACGATCGGCCGGAACAGGTCAGGTTCGTCGCGTCGCCAGGTGGCGGCGGACCAGCGCTCGGCCGGTGGGGCCACCGGGGCCCGGTCGACCCGCACGTAGCGCAGTTCGGCGACCCGGATCAGCGCGACGGACTGGGCGTCGTCGCGCTCTGCCGCTGCCTCGCCGATGTCACACATGGACCATTCGGCGTGCCGGTGCAGGATCGCGGTGCGTCGTGGCCACCGGCGTGCTTCGTGCCAGACCCGCATGGTGCCGGGGTGGGCGCGCCAGCTTTCCGGCCGGGGGTCGTCCGGGTCCGGTTCGGCGACGAGCGAGACGATGTCGTAGCGCCGCACGGGTGCGGTCTGGCTGAGTGGGTGGGCGGGGATCTCGTCGAGTCGGATCCAGTGTTGCGGGCCGTCGAGGCGTAGTCCGACGAGGGTGGTCATCGCTCCGTGTGTCGCGGACGGCACCGGCGGGGTGATGCCGGTGATCAGTACCTGCATCGGGGTCGTACCGCTGTCCTTGGGTGCTGGGGGGTCGTAGCGCGGCGTCCGGTACAGCTCGCTCACCCATGCCTCCGGCCGGGGGGTAGCCATTGGTGATTGTGCGATTACCTATAGCAAGCAGGATCGCACGCGTGGCACCCCGGGATCCAGTGTGGCCTTCACATTTGGCATCGGTGTGGTAGCTTGTTGGTCAGTCGTCCAGGGCGTACGACCAAGAGGAGAGGGGGAGTCGGTGTCGCAGAGTGCCGCCGAGCGCGGCCGGCAGGTGCGGGCCCGGCTGCGGGTCGCCGCCGCCGAGTTGATCGCCGAGCGTGGCTGGTCCGGGGTCAGCACCCGGGGCGTCGCCGAGCGGGCCGGCGTCGCGTCCGGCCTGGTCCACTACCACTACTCGTCGGTCCAGGCGCTGCTCGTCGAGGCGGCCACCACCGCGATCACCGACCTCGCCGGCGAGCTGGACGCGCTGCTGACCGAGTCGACCACCCCGGAGACCGGCGTACGGGCGATGCTCGCCGTCCTCGACAGCTACTCCGGCACCGACCCGACGTCGCTGCTGTTCGCCGAGACCTACCTGGCCGCCGCCCGCGACGACGGCCTGCGACACACGTTGACCGGCATCCTCGCCGGGCTGCGCGAGCGGATCGCCGGCTGGCTCGCCGGGCACGGGGTCGCCGACCCGGCCGGCACCGCCGCCGTCCTGGCCGCCGTCGTCGACGGCATGATGCTGCACCGTCCACTGTCACCGAATCTGACCTCGGACGTGGTCGCCGCGCCGCTCACCCGGATGATCATCAGGAACGCCACGACGGAAGGGGACCGACAGTGAAGGCGGTCATCTGCGGTGCCGGGATCGCCGGGCTGGCACTGGCTCACCGGCTGAACGCCGCCGGCTGGTCGGTGACCGTCCTCGAGCAGGCGCCGGCTCCGCGTACCGAGGGTTACATGATCGACTTCTTCGGGCCGGGCTACGACGCGATCGAACGGATGGGGCTGCTGCCGCAGCTGCACGAGCACGGCTACCGGGTGCGGGCGTTGACCTACCGCGACGACCAGGGCCGCCGCCGGGCCAGCCTCAGCTACACCCGGTTCGCCGACATGGTCGACGGCCGACTGATCAGCATCATGCGCCCCGACCTGGAACGGCTGCTGCGCGAGGCGCTGCCCGAGCGGGTCGCCCTGCGCTACGGCAGCCGGCTGACCCGCGTCGACCACCGCGCCGACCGGGTCGACGCCACCACCGCCGACGGCACCATCCACCGGGCCGACGTGCTGGTCGGCGCCGACGGCATCCACTCCACCGTCCGCCGGCTCGTCTACGGCGACGAGCGGCACTACCTGCGCCACCTCGGCTTCCACACCGCCGCCTGGGTCTTCGACGACGACGCCGTACGCGAGGCCGTCGGCGACGAGTTCGCCCTCACCGACAGCACCCGCCGCCAACTCGGCTGCTACGTGCTGCGCGACGGCCGGGTCGCGGTCTTCGCCGTGCACCGGGCCGCCGACCCGACGATCCCGGCCGACCCCCGGGCCGCCCTCCAGCAGGAGTACGCCGACCTCGGCTGGATCGCCCCGCAGGCGCTCGCCGCCTGCCCACCCGCCGACGAGCTCTACTACGACCAGGTGGCCCAGATCGAGCTGCCGAGCTGGAGCCAGGGCCGGGTGGTGCTGGTCGGCGACTCCTGCCAGGCCGTGTCGCTGCTCGCCGGGCAGGGCGCCTCGCTGGCCGTCGCCGGCGCGTGGACCCTCGCCGACGAGCTGTCCCGGGCCCTGGACCCCA
This window harbors:
- a CDS encoding AfsR/SARP family transcriptional regulator, which encodes MESLRFDLLGVVRGRRGSVDLDMGSPQQQALLVVLLLRPGQGVSAAVLMEALWGDYPPVTATKSLRTYAWRWRKVLENDAAKPRLLTTVGDGYRLEVPEDAVDVRRAEALARRARRVGDARSARSMLAEALALFNGEPLAGVPGPFAERHRRRLSDLHLDLLEARLALDIDLGRASWCVPELRALSDENPLRESLYVLLIRALHASGRPGEAAAVFPAARRRIVDQLGLEPSAELADAHRRLLTSERPAAPPLPIEEPARIEEPLRSEEPAGIEEQPGIEERAPRPAQVPATTADFTGREAVARLIIDTLSRPDRGSLPIVTVTGMGGLGKTTLARHVAHRLGGHYPDGQLYAELRGGDALPASPQDVLDGFLAALGVEFVPDCLDSRSALFRSVTHDRRLLVVLDDAHSLAQITPLLPGAATCGVLITSRSRLAGLNGAVHADLEVFDEAEAIELLSRVIGHDRVAAERETARELVMACGLLPLAVRIVAARLAARPGWSIGTLRDRFTGGRRLGTLRAGDLDVSATFLASWQQLTPEQQRALVVLAVTDIPDFALPIAARMLGRSEPDSEDLLEGLVDLALLESDTARRYHLHPIVRSFALAQDITGAAWEIAASRARLLDALLATAVDAFRRAAPGDAVAVTLSAAGAAGLTFDSLASARRWATAEMPNIVALVGQLAGGGADLLRRSVDLMIAMSPFGPDPRAEPTIELMSVLCAAADRAGDAKIAGRAHFLRGHLAMAAVRLPEAERETRIAARLCAEHDDVAILRQALNDLGLLALQLGDYDDAVTHFEEAIGLARRLRHRIGEFMSVANAALVEVYRGRPAEAEVACRKALDSFDGLLDDGATAYAWYVIGLAVFDQQRYEDAVSWFGRCLDLCVSAGLHGWEARARYRLAEALRETGAVELALQHARQAAGQCERLSDQRDQAYAYAVLSRVLHEFGADHESREQLILAHELFTGLGLPEAAETRRQLALRPG
- a CDS encoding TetR/AcrR family transcriptional regulator — encoded protein: MSQSAAERGRQVRARLRVAAAELIAERGWSGVSTRGVAERAGVASGLVHYHYSSVQALLVEAATTAITDLAGELDALLTESTTPETGVRAMLAVLDSYSGTDPTSLLFAETYLAAARDDGLRHTLTGILAGLRERIAGWLAGHGVADPAGTAAVLAAVVDGMMLHRPLSPNLTSDVVAAPLTRMIIRNATTEGDRQ
- a CDS encoding FAD-dependent oxidoreductase, with the protein product MKAVICGAGIAGLALAHRLNAAGWSVTVLEQAPAPRTEGYMIDFFGPGYDAIERMGLLPQLHEHGYRVRALTYRDDQGRRRASLSYTRFADMVDGRLISIMRPDLERLLREALPERVALRYGSRLTRVDHRADRVDATTADGTIHRADVLVGADGIHSTVRRLVYGDERHYLRHLGFHTAAWVFDDDAVREAVGDEFALTDSTRRQLGCYVLRDGRVAVFAVHRAADPTIPADPRAALQQEYADLGWIAPQALAACPPADELYYDQVAQIELPSWSQGRVVLVGDSCQAVSLLAGQGASLAVAGAWTLADELSRALDPTAAADPRIIATAVRRYETAMRPMVTDKQQVARRGARWFVPERRWWLHARRAALAAAGLPGMDRMIAGAMVGKSRS